The nucleotide sequence TTCTAAATGTATATTAAGCGTTGAACAACTCTCTGGAATGCATTAGGGCATTAACTTTTTCCCTTACATCATCAATAATCTTCTCATCTTCAGGATTCATTATAACCTGATCAATAAACTCTACAATTACCTTCATTTGGTCTTCTTTTAAACCTCTTGTGGTAATTGCGGCCGTACCAAAACGTATACCACTGGTTACAAAAGGAGATTTATCATCAAAGGGAACCATATTCTTATTAGCAGTGATATCTGCTTTTACCAAGGCATTTTCAGCATCTTTTCCAGTGATATTCTTGTTTCTAAGATCAATCAACATCATATGGTTATCGGTACCACCAGAAATAATATTATACCCTTTGTCCATAAAAGCGCTTGCCATTGCCGCAGCATTTTTCTTCACTTGAAGCATATAGTGCAAGAATTCATCGGTCAAGGCCTCACCAAAAGCAATTGCCTTTGCAGCAATAATGTGCTCCAAAGGACCACCTTGATTACCTGGAAACACTGCCAAATCCAACAAAGCGGACATTTTTCTTAAAGAACCGTTCTTCAACTTCACCCCAAAAGGATTGTCAAAATCTTCACCCATTAAAATAAGGCCACCTCTTGGCCCACGCAAGGTTTTATGGGTCGTTGTGGTTACAATATGACAATGCGGAATTGGATCGTTAAGAATGCCTTTGGCAATAAGTCCGGCAGGATGGGATATATCGGCCAAAAGTATAGCTCCTACACTGTCTGCAATTTCCCTGAATCTTTTAAAATCCATATCTCTGGAATAGGCAGAAGCCCCTGCAATAATAAGCTTAGGCTGTTCTTTGGTGGTTATGGCCTGAATTTTGTCGTAGTTGAGTACGCCAGTCTCCTCATCAACCCCATAAAACACAGGATTGTATAATCTTCCGGAAAAATTTACGGGCGAACCATGGGTCAAATGACCACCATGCGATAGATCAAATCCAAGAATGGTATCGCCTGGCTGTAGACAAGCATGATATACAGAGGCATTGGCTTGAGACCCAGAGTGCGGCTGAACATTGGCATACGCGGCACCAAATAATTGCTTGGCCCTATCTATGGCCAATTGCTCTATTTCATCCACTACTTCACAACCTCCATAATAGCGCTTGCCTGGATAACCTTCTGCATATTTATTGGTCAATACGGATCCGGCAGCCTCCATTACTTGGGGACTGGTGAAATTTTCGGAAGCAATTAGTTCAATTCCATCTATTTGGCGTTCCTTTTCCGCCTCAATTAGTTCAAAAATTTGATTGTCGCGTTGCATAAAGTAATATTCTATTAAATAATGTGCAAAAATACGAATTGCCGACCGTTAATTCCTAGAAAATAATATATTTGATAAGATATTTATTAAACACAAGTTAACAACTCGAAAATGCCGTTAAAAACTAATCTTCCAGAAAAAAAAACATGGTTACCAGTACCAGACAATTCTGATTTCCCCATTCAGAATATTCCTTTTGGAGTTTTCCTGACCAGGGATGATATTATCACCATAGGCTCAAGAATTGGTGATTACGCAATAGATTTAGGGGCATTGCATCAATTGGGATATTTTAAGGACATCCCGTTGACCGATGATATTTTTTTACAGGACACCCTTAACGATTTTATCTCCGACGGTAAAAAGACCTGGCGTTTGGTCCGGAACAGGATCAGTGAAATATTCGACATCAACAACAACGATTTGAAGAACAACGAAGAACATAAAAATATTGTTCTTTTTACCATGGACGAAATAGAAATGCAGCTTCCGGTGCAAATTGGGGATTATACCGATTTTTATTCCAGTAAGGAGCATGCGACCAATGTAGGCAAAATGTTCAGGGATCCGGCAAATGCCCTTTTGCCCAATTGGCTGCACATACCGGTTGGGTATCACGGCAGAAGCTCCTCTATAGTACCCAGTGGCACTTCTGTTAGAAGACCCATGGGACAGACCCTTCCTGCGGGAGAGGAACAACCTGTTTTTGGTCCGTCCAAATTGGTGGATTTTGAATTGGAAATGGCGTTTATTACCACGGACGCCAATGTTTTGGGAGAACCAATTCCTGTTGAGGAAGCAGAGAATTATATATTTGGAATGGTACTTTTTAACGATTGGAGCGCCAGGGATATACAAAAATGGGAATACGTGCCTTTAGGTCCGTTTCTGGCCAAAAATTTTGCATCCTCCATTTCACCTTGGATAGTTACTTTGGATGCCTTGGAGCCTTTTAGGGTGGCAAGTCCGGAACAGACCCCTACACCCCTGCCCTATTTACAACAAACAGGAAAAAAAGGTTTCGATATAAATTTAGAAGTTTCCATAAAACCAGAAGGGGGTAAAGCAACTACTGTTACCCGATCCAATTTTAAATATATGTATTGGACAATGGCCCAACAACTAGCCCACCATACCATAAATGGCTGCAAAGTAAATAGTGGTGACATGATGGGTAGCGGGACTATTTCTGGCCCTACCCCTGATACTTACGGCTCCATGTTGGAACTTACTTGGCGTGGGGAAAAACCCCTTACCTTGGAAGACGGATCTAGCAGAAAGTTCATTGAGGATTACGATACAGTGACTATAACCGGGTATTGCAAAAAAGATAATGTCCGTATTGGTTTTGGGGAAGTTACTACCAAATTATTGCCCGTTTTTCAACAGAAAAAGAAATAAAGCATAAAAAAACAGCCCCATTTTGTACGATATCTAATAGTTTAACGTTCGTGTATAGGACTATTTTGGCATAGCTATTGAACTATGTCGATAATATTTTTAAACCAAACGTTATGAAACAAATATTACTCACCTCGTTGATGCTGTTCTTTTTAATCTCTTGCGGAGGGGTCAAAAAAACACAGGAAGCCCTAAATACGGGCAACTATGGCAATGCTATAAATACCGCCCTTAAAAACATTGCGGAAAACAAAACCAAGAAATCCAGTCAACCCTACATTCAAATGTTGGAGGAGGCCTACAAGAAAAATACAGAACGTGAGCTTCAAGAGATCGCCTTCTTAAAGAAAGATAACAATCCGGCCAACCATGAAATAATTTTTAATGGATATCAAAACCTAAAATCCATTCAGGAGCGCATAAAACCTTTATTGCCTTTAAAACTATATGACGAAAATAGGGATGCCCGATTTTCATTTAAGGATTATGATGAGGAAATAATAAAGTCCAAACGCGAATTGTCCGACTATTTGTACAGCAATGCCACGGCCCTATTAAATACAGGTCGATACAAGGAAGATTTTAGAAAAGCT is from Arenibacter algicola and encodes:
- the glyA gene encoding serine hydroxymethyltransferase; translation: MQRDNQIFELIEAEKERQIDGIELIASENFTSPQVMEAAGSVLTNKYAEGYPGKRYYGGCEVVDEIEQLAIDRAKQLFGAAYANVQPHSGSQANASVYHACLQPGDTILGFDLSHGGHLTHGSPVNFSGRLYNPVFYGVDEETGVLNYDKIQAITTKEQPKLIIAGASAYSRDMDFKRFREIADSVGAILLADISHPAGLIAKGILNDPIPHCHIVTTTTHKTLRGPRGGLILMGEDFDNPFGVKLKNGSLRKMSALLDLAVFPGNQGGPLEHIIAAKAIAFGEALTDEFLHYMLQVKKNAAAMASAFMDKGYNIISGGTDNHMMLIDLRNKNITGKDAENALVKADITANKNMVPFDDKSPFVTSGIRFGTAAITTRGLKEDQMKVIVEFIDQVIMNPEDEKIIDDVREKVNALMHSRELFNA
- the fahA gene encoding fumarylacetoacetase, with product MPLKTNLPEKKTWLPVPDNSDFPIQNIPFGVFLTRDDIITIGSRIGDYAIDLGALHQLGYFKDIPLTDDIFLQDTLNDFISDGKKTWRLVRNRISEIFDINNNDLKNNEEHKNIVLFTMDEIEMQLPVQIGDYTDFYSSKEHATNVGKMFRDPANALLPNWLHIPVGYHGRSSSIVPSGTSVRRPMGQTLPAGEEQPVFGPSKLVDFELEMAFITTDANVLGEPIPVEEAENYIFGMVLFNDWSARDIQKWEYVPLGPFLAKNFASSISPWIVTLDALEPFRVASPEQTPTPLPYLQQTGKKGFDINLEVSIKPEGGKATTVTRSNFKYMYWTMAQQLAHHTINGCKVNSGDMMGSGTISGPTPDTYGSMLELTWRGEKPLTLEDGSSRKFIEDYDTVTITGYCKKDNVRIGFGEVTTKLLPVFQQKKK